Proteins encoded by one window of Electrophorus electricus isolate fEleEle1 chromosome 17, fEleEle1.pri, whole genome shotgun sequence:
- the tmem150c gene encoding transmembrane protein 150C isoform X2 produces MRKCSPWTFLPVMFSFFTAAGLWVVRSVSKSPPYISIAGDAPPASCVFSQVMNMAAFVGFILGVLRYLQLKPRVHKPWLNIGSLVALSLACFGMTLVGNFQLSNDEELHNIGTSMTFGLGTLFCWVQSFMTLKVNLRNEGRRAGIPRFLLSGAVTSCMLLYFALMAQRLHMHAARAQWALVMFFLAFLGTFAIEFRHYHFEILCSDEQDPPLSLSESFSEVSEYQSDQL; encoded by the exons ATGAGGAAGTGTAGTCCTTGGACGTTTCTCCCAGTGATGTTTTCATTCTTTACAGCTGCAGGCTTGTGGGTTGT aagATCAGTGTCAAAGTCCCCTCCATACATCAG CATTGCAGGAGATGCTCCACCCGCCAGCTGTGTTTTTAGCCAAGTCATGAACATGGCAGCTTTCGTGG GTTTCATCCTTGGTGTCCTCAGATACTTGCAGTTGAAGCCAAGGGTCCACAAACCCTGGCTCAACATTGGCAGTTTGGTAGCTCTATCCCTGGCCTGCTTTGGTATGACTTTGGTTGGGAATTTCCAG CTCTCAAATGATGAGGAGCTCCACAATATTGGCACCTCTATGACCTTTGGCTTAGGCACACTGTTCTGTTGGGTCCAGTCATTCATGACCCTAAAGGTCAACTTGCGGAATGAAGGCAGGAGAGCAGGCATTCCCCGCTTTCTCTTATCTGGTGCTGTGACATCCTGCATGCTGCTTT ACTTTGCCCTAATGGCACAGCGCCTGCACATGCATGCTGCCCGGGCCCAGTGGGCTCTGGTCATGTTCTTCCTGGCCTTCCTAGGTACCTTCGCAATAGAGTTCCGCCACTACCACTTTGAGATTCTGTGCAGTGATGAACAGGACCCTCCACTAAGCCTGTCTGAGAGCTTCTCTGAGGTTTCAGAATACCAATCAGATCAGCTTTAG
- the hnrnpdl gene encoding heterogeneous nuclear ribonucleoprotein D-like: MQAEQEQTDFSSNEFPEGSKINASKNQQDDGKMFIGGLSWDTSKKDLTDYLSKFGEVLDCTIKTDPMTGRSRGFGFVLFKDVESVDRVLELKEHKLDGKLIDPKRAKAMKGKEPPKKVFVGGLRPETSEDQIREYFGTFGDIESIELPVDSKTNERRGFCFVTYVEEEPVKKLLENRYHQVGTGKCEIKVAQPKEIYRQQQSRGDRGFGGRGGFRGRGRGGQSHSYNQGYNSYYGQNYGGYGSGYNQGYNGYAGYDYSGYNYHNYGYGQGYDDYNGQQSNYGKASREGGNHQNNYQPY, translated from the exons ATGCAGGCAGAACAAGAGCAGACTGACTTTAGCAGCAATGAGTTCCCAGAGGGCTCCAAAATAAACGCAAGTAAAAATCAACAGGATGACGG GAAAATGTTTATTGGTGGACTAAGCTGGGACACCAGTAAGAAAGATCTTACAGACTATCTGTCTAAATTTGGAGAGGTGTTGGATTGCACTATCAAAACAGACCCTATGACTGGGCGTTCCAGAGGATTTGGCTTTGTGCTCTTCAAGGATGTAGAAAGTGTTGACAGG gTCTTGGAACTGAAAGAGCACAAACTGGATGGTAAACTGATTGATCCAAAGAGAGCCAAGGCAATGAAAGGGAAGGAACCTCCTAAAAAGGTTTTTGTTGGAGGTCTCCGTCCAGAAACATCTGAGGACCAAATCCGAGAATACTTTGGAACCTTCGGAGAT ATTGAAAGTATTGAACTCCCTGTGGACAGCAAAACAAATGAGAGGAGAGGATTCTGCTTTGTAACATATGTGGAAGAAGAACCTGTTAAGAAGCTTTTAGAAAACAGATACCACCAAGTTGGAACAGGAAAG TGTGAAATTAAAGTTGCCCAGCCTAAGGAAATctacagacagcagcagagcagaggagacagGGGCTTTGGAGGAAGAGGGGGATTTAGGGGCCGTGGAAGAGGAG GACAAAGTCACAGCTACAACCAAGGTTATAACAGCTACTATGGGCAGAACTACGGAGGCTATGGCAGTGGATACAACCAGGGTTATAATGGTTATGCTGGGTATGACTATTCAGGCTACAATTATCACAACTATGGATATGGGCAAGGCTATGATGATTACAATG GTCAACAGAGCAATTATGGCAAGGCCTCCCGAGAGGGTGGAAACCATCAGAACAACTACCAGCCATATTGA
- the tmem150c gene encoding transmembrane protein 150C isoform X1 has product MRKCSPWTFLPVMFSFFTAAGLWVVYFIAVEDEKITPLSSEYKRSVSKSPPYISIAGDAPPASCVFSQVMNMAAFVGFILGVLRYLQLKPRVHKPWLNIGSLVALSLACFGMTLVGNFQLSNDEELHNIGTSMTFGLGTLFCWVQSFMTLKVNLRNEGRRAGIPRFLLSGAVTSCMLLYFALMAQRLHMHAARAQWALVMFFLAFLGTFAIEFRHYHFEILCSDEQDPPLSLSESFSEVSEYQSDQL; this is encoded by the exons ATGAGGAAGTGTAGTCCTTGGACGTTTCTCCCAGTGATGTTTTCATTCTTTACAGCTGCAGGCTTGTGGGTTGT GTATTTCATAGCAGTGGAAGATGAAAAAATCACTCCACTCAGCTCTGAATATAA aagATCAGTGTCAAAGTCCCCTCCATACATCAG CATTGCAGGAGATGCTCCACCCGCCAGCTGTGTTTTTAGCCAAGTCATGAACATGGCAGCTTTCGTGG GTTTCATCCTTGGTGTCCTCAGATACTTGCAGTTGAAGCCAAGGGTCCACAAACCCTGGCTCAACATTGGCAGTTTGGTAGCTCTATCCCTGGCCTGCTTTGGTATGACTTTGGTTGGGAATTTCCAG CTCTCAAATGATGAGGAGCTCCACAATATTGGCACCTCTATGACCTTTGGCTTAGGCACACTGTTCTGTTGGGTCCAGTCATTCATGACCCTAAAGGTCAACTTGCGGAATGAAGGCAGGAGAGCAGGCATTCCCCGCTTTCTCTTATCTGGTGCTGTGACATCCTGCATGCTGCTTT ACTTTGCCCTAATGGCACAGCGCCTGCACATGCATGCTGCCCGGGCCCAGTGGGCTCTGGTCATGTTCTTCCTGGCCTTCCTAGGTACCTTCGCAATAGAGTTCCGCCACTACCACTTTGAGATTCTGTGCAGTGATGAACAGGACCCTCCACTAAGCCTGTCTGAGAGCTTCTCTGAGGTTTCAGAATACCAATCAGATCAGCTTTAG
- the LOC113577617 gene encoding stearoyl-CoA desaturase 5 translates to MVAFPDNESCNVAGRYEPEGAENHEETEAKSKDAKKSRNRCIVWRNVILMFLLHTGALYAIILIPKAHPFTWIWSYMCFIVTALGVTAGAHRLWSHRSYKAKLPLRIFLAAANSMAFQNDIFEWSRDHRAHHKYSETDADPHNAVRGFFFAHIGWLFVRKHKDVIEKGKRLDVSDLLADPVVVFQRKYYKTSVVVMCFLLPTLVPWYFWGESIWNSYFLASILRYTISLNVAWLVNSAAHMYGNRPYDRNINPRENRFVTLGAIGEGFHNFHHTFPFDYSASEFGLRLNPTTCFIDLMCWLGLAGSRKKATPEMIKARKLRTGDGSA, encoded by the exons ATGGTTGCTTTTCCGGATAATGAGAGCTGTAATGTTGCTGGACGCTACGAACCAGAAGGGGCCGAGAACCATGAGGAAACCGAGGCGAAGTCCAAAGATGCTAAAAAGTCCCGTAACCGGTGTATCGTTTGGAGAAATGTTATACTTATGTTTTTGCTCCATACTGGTGCACTTTACGCAATCATCTTGATCCCAAAGGCACATCCGTTTACCTGGATTTGGT caTACATGTGCTTCATTGTCACAGCCCTTGGGGTTACAGCTGGAGCCCATCGCTTATGGAGCCACAGGTCTTACAAAGCCAAACTGCCTTTGAGGATTTTCCTGGCAGCTGCCAACTCCATGGCCTTCCAG AATGATATCTTTGAATGGTCCAGAGATCACAGGGCCCATCACAAGTACTCTGAGACAGATGCTGACCCTCACAATGCAGTGCGAGGCTTCTTCTTTGCACACATAGGATGGCTGTTTGTGCGTAAACACAAGGACGTCATTGAGAAGGGCAAGCGGCTGGATGTCAGCGACCTATTGGCTGACCCTGTTGTTGTATTCCAGAGGAA ATACTACAAAACCTCAGTAGTGGTGATGTGCTTCCTGCTTCCTACACTGGTGCCGTGGTACTTCTGGGGCGAAAGCATATGGAATTCCTATTTCTTGGCTTCCATCTTGCGTTACACCATTTCACTCAACGTCGCCTGGCTAGTCAACAGCGCCGCCCATATGTATGGAAATCGCCCCTACGACAGGAACATCAACCCACGAGAAAACCGATTTGTTACACTTGGAGCTATTG GTGAAGGTTTCCACAACTTCCATCACACTTTTCCTTTTGACTACTCAGCGAGCGAGTTTGGCCTCCGTTTAAACCCCACCACCTGCTTCATCGATCTCATGTGCTGGCTTGGCCTCGCTGGCAGTCGCAAGAAAGCCACACCAGAGATGATCAAGGCACGGAAGCTAAGGACAGGTGATGGGAGCGCGTGA
- the enoph1 gene encoding enolase-phosphatase E1: MVTITIPENVSVFLLDIEGTTTPITFVKDILFPYIKEHLEDYLSAHWEEDECKQDVHLLKKQAEEDLKQNRACPVHAVDQTVHTDEEKAIREVVDNVLWQMAAERKTTALKQLQGHMWRAAYATGRLKGEVYQDVVPAIRQWRRHGLKVYIYSSGSIEAQKLLFGYSVEGDLLDLFDGHFDTTIGAKVESKSYETIAERIGCSPEEIMFLTDVTREAKAAEDAGLNVGVVVRPGNMELTEEERSHYRIIMTFSQLEFSGRA, from the exons ATGGTAACGATTACAATTCCAGAAAACGTTAGCGTCTTTCTGTTAGATATTGAAGGAACCACAACCCCTATCACTTTCGTAAAG GATATTTTATTTCCATACATCAAAGAACACCTAGAAGACTACCTATCTGCACACTGGGAGGAGGATGAGTGCAAACAGGATGTGCATCTCCTAAAGAAACAG GCTGAGGAAGACTTAAAGCAGAATAGAGCATGCCCAGTTCATGCCGTGGACCAGACAGTGCACACGGATGAGGAGAAGGCTATCCGTGAGGTGGTGGATAACGTTCTCTGGCAGATGGCTGCAGAGAGGAAGACCACTGCTCTCAAACAGCTGCAGGGCCACATGTGGAGAGCAGCCTATGCTACAGGGAGGCTCAAAGGCGA GGTATACCAAGATGTGGTTCCTGCTATTAGACAATGGAGGCGACATGGTCTCAAAGTCTACATTTACTCCTCTGGAAGCATAGAGGCTCAGAAGCTTTTGTTTGGTTATTCAGTTGAGGGAGATCTATTAGAT CTATTTGATGGTCACTTTGACACTACCATTGGTGCCAAAGTGGAGAGTAAAAGCTATGAAACAATTGCAGAGAGGATTGGCTGTTCACCAGAAGAAATTATGTTCTTAACAGATGTCACACGAG AGGCAAAGGCAGCAGAAGATGCCGGCTTGAATGTAGGTGTGGTAGTGCGGCCAGGAAACATGGAGCTGACTGAGGAAGAGAGGAGCCATTACAGAATCATCATGACTTTTAGCCAGCTGGAATTCAGCGGGAGGGCTTGA